From the genome of Campylobacter concisus, one region includes:
- a CDS encoding EI24 domain-containing protein has translation MINLLRLGFKDFFTAKFITLSILPLCLSIFSLAWLTIWGGGEIFDLLSDSAKNENFAFLEPNSALSFIAIKILSFSATKWIVSILFYVLSTFLTIIISIVIALIVAGFLTPVVAKEINKRHYHYIPKSEASTARVLKVMMVEIMKFLGILLVCLPLLFVPVLNFFIINVPFFYIYYKLLLIDVGSNTLDSDKFELALLEGGGIKFIAFTLLFYLISLVPLVGLFFQLYFVIVLSHLFFEKEALIKI, from the coding sequence ATGATAAATCTTCTTCGCCTTGGTTTTAAAGATTTTTTTACAGCCAAATTTATAACGCTATCCATCTTGCCACTTTGCCTTAGTATTTTTAGTCTTGCGTGGCTTACGATCTGGGGCGGCGGTGAGATATTTGACCTTTTAAGTGATAGTGCTAAAAACGAAAATTTTGCCTTTTTAGAGCCAAACTCGGCGCTCTCTTTTATAGCTATTAAAATTTTAAGCTTTAGTGCCACAAAATGGATAGTTAGCATACTTTTTTACGTTTTAAGTACCTTTTTAACGATAATTATTAGCATAGTAATCGCCCTAATCGTAGCTGGCTTTTTAACGCCAGTTGTAGCTAAAGAGATAAACAAAAGGCACTATCACTACATTCCAAAAAGCGAGGCTAGCACGGCTAGAGTGCTAAAAGTGATGATGGTTGAGATCATGAAATTTCTTGGGATATTGCTCGTTTGCCTACCTCTTTTATTTGTACCAGTCTTAAATTTTTTCATCATCAACGTGCCGTTTTTTTATATCTATTACAAACTTTTACTAATAGACGTTGGCTCAAACACTCTTGATAGTGATAAATTTGAGCTAGCACTGCTTGAAGGTGGCGGGATAAAATTTATAGCTTTTACGCTTTTGTTTTATCTCATCTCGCTTGTGCCGCTTGTGGGACTCTTTTTTCAGCTTTATTTTGTGATAGTCTTGTCGCACCTCTTTTTTGAGAAAGAAGCACTTATAAAAATTTAG
- a CDS encoding beta-ketoacyl-ACP synthase II encodes MKRVVVTGIGMINALGLDKESSFKAICEGKTGVKEITSFDVSDFPVKIAAEITDFDPNSILDGKEVKKVDRFIQLGIKASNEAMADANFKEFDAHKFGVSSAAGIGGLPNIEKNSITYFEKGVKRISPFFIPSALVNMLGGIVSINHGLKGPNLSSVTACAASTHAISQAAKCIMIGQATNMLVIGAESTICGVGIGGFAAMKALSTRNDEPSKASRPFDANRDGFVMGEGAGALVLEEYESAIARGAKIYAEVVGFGESGDAHHITSPTLEGPLSAMKQALDMAKGVKIDYVNAHGTSTPVNDKNETAALKAVFGDKCPPVSSTKGQTGHCLGGAGAIEAVISIMAMRDGIIPPTINYETPDPECDLDYVPNKARKADIKAVMSNSFGFGGTNGVVIFKKLD; translated from the coding sequence TTGAAACGAGTCGTTGTAACTGGTATAGGCATGATAAACGCACTTGGTCTTGACAAAGAGAGTTCTTTTAAGGCTATTTGCGAGGGTAAAACAGGTGTGAAAGAGATCACAAGCTTTGATGTAAGTGACTTTCCTGTTAAAATTGCTGCCGAGATAACTGATTTTGATCCAAATAGTATTTTGGACGGCAAAGAGGTGAAAAAAGTAGATCGTTTCATACAGCTTGGCATAAAAGCATCTAATGAAGCTATGGCTGATGCAAATTTTAAAGAGTTTGATGCTCATAAATTTGGCGTTAGTTCAGCAGCTGGTATAGGTGGCTTGCCAAATATTGAGAAAAATTCAATTACATATTTTGAAAAAGGTGTAAAGCGAATTTCGCCATTTTTCATTCCATCAGCACTTGTAAATATGCTAGGTGGAATAGTTTCAATAAATCATGGGCTAAAAGGTCCAAATTTATCTAGTGTAACAGCTTGTGCGGCAAGTACTCATGCAATATCTCAAGCAGCAAAATGCATTATGATTGGCCAAGCTACAAATATGCTAGTTATTGGCGCTGAGTCTACTATTTGTGGTGTTGGAATAGGTGGTTTTGCTGCCATGAAAGCACTATCAACTAGAAATGATGAGCCAAGCAAGGCTTCAAGGCCATTTGATGCAAACCGCGACGGCTTTGTAATGGGTGAAGGAGCCGGTGCACTTGTGCTTGAAGAGTATGAGTCAGCTATTGCAAGAGGTGCTAAAATTTATGCTGAAGTAGTTGGATTTGGCGAGAGTGGAGATGCTCATCATATCACGTCACCAACACTTGAAGGTCCATTAAGTGCGATGAAACAAGCACTTGATATGGCAAAAGGTGTAAAGATAGATTATGTCAATGCACATGGTACTTCAACACCTGTAAATGACAAGAATGAAACTGCGGCGTTAAAAGCAGTTTTTGGTGACAAATGTCCACCAGTTAGCTCAACAAAAGGTCAAACTGGACACTGCCTAGGTGGTGCTGGTGCGATCGAGGCTGTTATATCTATAATGGCAATGAGAGACGGTATTATACCTCCAACAATAAACTACGAAACTCCTGATCCAGAGTGTGATCTAGACTATGTTCCAAATAAAGCTAGAAAAGCTGATATAAAGGCTGTTATGAGCAATTCGTTTGGCTTTGGCGGCACGAATGGCGTCGTGATATTTAAAAAGTTGGATTAA
- the accA gene encoding acetyl-CoA carboxylase carboxyl transferase subunit alpha gives MSNYLDFEKSIKQIDEDIANAKIRGDEHAVEILNKNLSKEISKIYKNLNEYQRLQLARHPDRPYSIDYINAFLIDGYEIHGDRAFRDDPAIVCYIGYIGGKKTVVIGEQKGRGTKNKLRRNFGMPHPEGYRKALRVAKMAEKFNLPILFLIDTPGAYPGVGAEERGQSEAIARNLFEFANLKTPIIAVVIGEGGSGGALAIGVADRLAMMKNSVFSVISPEGCAAILWNDPAKQEQATKSMKITADDLKSLSLIDAVIDEPINGAHRDKEGAAKALVNYFISELAELEKLDINDLVAKRIEKILSIGAFEE, from the coding sequence ATGTCAAATTATTTAGATTTTGAAAAAAGCATAAAGCAAATTGATGAAGATATAGCAAATGCTAAGATTAGAGGCGATGAACATGCTGTTGAAATTTTAAATAAGAATTTATCTAAAGAGATATCAAAAATATATAAAAATTTAAACGAATATCAACGTTTGCAACTTGCTCGTCATCCAGATAGACCATATTCTATTGATTATATTAATGCGTTTTTGATTGATGGATATGAGATTCATGGAGATAGAGCATTTAGAGATGACCCAGCAATAGTTTGTTACATCGGTTATATCGGAGGTAAAAAGACTGTTGTTATAGGTGAGCAAAAAGGCCGTGGCACTAAAAACAAATTAAGAAGAAATTTTGGTATGCCTCATCCTGAGGGTTATCGCAAAGCTCTTAGAGTTGCAAAAATGGCTGAAAAATTTAATTTACCTATTTTATTTCTCATAGATACTCCAGGAGCATATCCAGGCGTTGGAGCTGAAGAGCGAGGACAAAGTGAAGCCATAGCTAGAAATTTATTCGAGTTTGCAAATTTAAAAACTCCAATAATTGCTGTTGTTATTGGCGAAGGTGGAAGTGGTGGCGCATTAGCTATAGGCGTGGCTGATAGACTCGCTATGATGAAAAACTCCGTTTTTTCAGTTATCTCTCCAGAAGGCTGTGCGGCAATACTTTGGAATGACCCAGCTAAACAGGAACAAGCTACAAAATCTATGAAAATAACAGCTGATGATTTAAAAAGTCTATCACTGATTGATGCTGTTATAGATGAGCCGATAAATGGAGCCCATAGAGATAAAGAAGGTGCTGCAAAAGCACTTGTAAATTATTTTATCTCAGAGCTAGCTGAGCTTGAAAAGCTTGATATAAATGATCTTGTTGCAAAAAGAATAGAAAAAATTCTCTCTATCGGAGCATTTGAAGAATAA
- a CDS encoding bifunctional diguanylate cyclase/phosphodiesterase: MDKVKTKITHWLAICFGVFLWSICDALMVSNQDVLLRAHSSYAYLDVFFMLPMISILTGVSIFLYSKFAASQEKLAIIMDSISVFFLIVILIYGIFDEIDISSMINNRSNIVFLSIVAINFLILFITLSEIFTSSLLHIRISGFYLISASILFTMLNLFIFYSQISNVNFGHKIDFLYIVPFFFLMIGAFHLKAQNEYVTNTDKDISIGSKWLPIIIVLPLLLQEDLTSFSALISLFVLVVNAIVNYYVKSSIASRKILDYERNLHREMEKSMHERTNELMLANLRLQDMSEKDYLTDLGNRNFIVNELERMCKSISEDEEIAVYYINLSRFKSINTSYGHEIGDRILKLVAKRILEVCNRQEAIARISADEFIVLAKMEINSHTKRLNLGIALKDAIEKPIQIDRYHFGLKCIIGIDVATKNSTANPRNIIKNADMAMYYAKKNPALNPMVYSDKISNEMHLSSSIEIALKKANLQEDLHVYFQPIFDLKIEKMIYAEVFLYWKSEKFGLMEASKFMKEVNVNSDILNDICSLLVSKTIEYVDRWQKEKLLIPKISINVAQIQSKSEKFVLDFVSSLRSHHINPELFEIEFGEEIWTNNSKTLDKIFSILKENNIDVCIDNFGSGYTSFIYIRKYGVKRIKIASEFVAQASNSKIDAQIVSAIIDLAKAMKIKVGAKGIEKEEDIRFLKELDCNEVQGLFLSRPMSAEEFEDLVRQDPQMIARV; encoded by the coding sequence ATGGATAAAGTAAAAACCAAAATAACGCATTGGCTTGCAATATGTTTTGGTGTTTTTTTATGGTCTATTTGCGATGCACTAATGGTGTCAAATCAAGATGTGCTATTGCGGGCTCATAGTTCTTATGCGTATCTTGATGTGTTTTTTATGTTGCCGATGATATCTATTTTAACTGGCGTTAGTATATTTTTGTATTCAAAATTTGCAGCCAGTCAAGAGAAACTAGCCATCATTATGGATAGCATAAGTGTCTTTTTTTTAATAGTAATTTTAATATATGGTATTTTTGACGAAATAGATATTTCATCAATGATAAATAATAGATCAAATATTGTTTTTCTCTCTATTGTAGCCATAAATTTTCTTATACTTTTTATTACTTTAAGTGAGATTTTTACAAGTAGTTTGCTTCATATAAGAATTAGTGGCTTTTACCTTATATCAGCTAGCATTTTATTTACGATGCTAAATTTATTTATTTTTTATAGTCAGATCTCAAATGTAAATTTTGGCCATAAAATAGATTTTTTGTATATCGTTCCTTTCTTCTTTTTAATGATAGGAGCTTTTCATTTAAAAGCCCAAAACGAATATGTTACAAATACTGATAAAGATATCTCAATAGGATCAAAATGGCTACCAATAATAATAGTTTTGCCTTTGCTATTACAAGAAGATCTAACATCTTTTAGTGCGCTCATCTCACTTTTTGTTTTAGTTGTAAATGCTATTGTTAATTACTATGTTAAAAGCTCTATTGCAAGCAGAAAAATATTAGATTATGAGAGAAATCTTCATAGAGAAATGGAAAAGTCGATGCATGAGCGGACCAATGAACTTATGCTCGCAAATTTAAGACTTCAAGATATGTCTGAGAAAGACTATCTAACAGACCTTGGCAATAGAAATTTTATAGTAAATGAGCTTGAGAGAATGTGTAAAAGCATTTCTGAAGATGAGGAAATCGCAGTTTATTATATAAATTTAAGCCGTTTTAAAAGCATAAATACATCTTACGGGCATGAAATAGGCGATAGAATTTTAAAACTAGTTGCAAAAAGGATACTTGAAGTTTGCAATAGACAAGAGGCCATAGCAAGGATTAGTGCGGACGAATTTATCGTATTAGCAAAAATGGAGATAAATAGTCATACAAAACGCTTAAATCTTGGTATTGCCTTAAAAGACGCTATTGAAAAGCCAATTCAAATAGATAGATATCACTTTGGGCTTAAGTGCATAATAGGCATAGACGTAGCAACAAAAAATAGTACGGCAAATCCAAGAAATATTATAAAAAATGCAGATATGGCAATGTATTACGCCAAGAAAAATCCAGCTTTAAATCCTATGGTTTATAGCGATAAAATTAGCAATGAAATGCACCTAAGCTCAAGCATCGAGATCGCGCTTAAAAAAGCTAATTTGCAAGAAGACCTTCATGTATATTTTCAACCAATATTTGATCTAAAAATCGAAAAAATGATCTACGCAGAGGTTTTTTTATATTGGAAATCAGAAAAATTTGGCTTGATGGAAGCAAGTAAATTTATGAAAGAGGTCAATGTAAATAGTGATATCTTAAACGATATTTGCTCGCTTTTAGTTTCAAAGACCATAGAGTATGTAGATAGATGGCAAAAAGAAAAACTCTTGATACCAAAAATAAGTATAAATGTTGCACAGATTCAAAGTAAATCAGAAAAATTTGTTTTAGATTTTGTTTCTAGCTTACGCTCGCACCATATAAATCCAGAGCTTTTTGAAATAGAATTTGGCGAAGAAATATGGACAAATAATTCTAAAACGCTCGATAAAATTTTTTCTATTCTTAAAGAAAATAATATAGATGTTTGCATAGATAATTTTGGCTCTGGATATACTTCATTTATTTATATTAGAAAATACGGTGTTAAGCGTATAAAAATAGCAAGTGAATTTGTTGCTCAAGCATCAAATAGCAAAATAGATGCACAAATCGTATCTGCAATTATTGATTTAGCAAAGGCAATGAAGATAAAAGTTGGTGCAAAAGGCATAGAAAAAGAAGAAGACATTCGTTTCTTAAAAGAGCTTGATTGTAATGAAGTGCAAGGACTTTTCTTATCTCGTCCTATGAGCGCGGAAGAATTTGAAGACCTTGTAAGACAAGATCCTCAAATGATAGCTAGAGTTTAA
- the acpP gene encoding acyl carrier protein: MAVFEDVRDVVVEQLSVDPQAVKLESKIIEDLGADSLDVVELVMALEEKFEVEIPDSEAEKLISIQDVVNYIEKLGK, encoded by the coding sequence ATGGCAGTATTTGAAGACGTAAGAGACGTAGTTGTAGAGCAACTAAGCGTAGATCCACAAGCGGTAAAACTAGAGTCTAAAATCATTGAAGATTTAGGCGCTGATTCACTTGACGTTGTAGAGCTAGTTATGGCTTTAGAAGAGAAATTTGAAGTAGAAATTCCTGATAGTGAAGCAGAGAAATTAATAAGCATTCAAGACGTTGTAAATTATATAGAAAAACTAGGTAAATAA
- the fabG gene encoding 3-oxoacyl-ACP reductase FabG — MKFSGKNVLITGASRGIGAQIAKTLANMGLKVWINYRSKPEIADALQAEIEQNGGKAAVIKFDATDEDEFIKGINLIVDSDGELSYLVNNAGITNDKLALRMKTSEFTDVINANLTSAFIGCREALKVMSKKRFGAVVNVASIVGEMGNAGQVNYSASKGGLIAMSKSFAKEGASRNIRFNSVTPGFIETDMTHGLSDEVKKTYSDNIPLKRFGSASEVAEAVAFLLSDHASYVTGEALKINGGLYM; from the coding sequence ATGAAATTTAGCGGAAAAAACGTGCTAATAACAGGTGCAAGTAGAGGTATCGGTGCACAAATCGCAAAAACGCTTGCAAATATGGGCTTAAAAGTGTGGATAAACTACCGTTCAAAGCCTGAGATAGCAGACGCTTTGCAGGCTGAGATCGAGCAAAATGGCGGCAAGGCTGCAGTGATAAAATTTGACGCGACAGACGAAGATGAGTTTATAAAAGGTATAAATTTGATAGTTGATAGCGATGGTGAGCTAAGCTATCTTGTAAATAACGCTGGCATTACAAACGACAAGCTAGCACTTCGCATGAAAACTAGCGAATTTACAGATGTAATAAATGCAAATTTAACTTCAGCTTTCATAGGATGTAGAGAGGCTTTGAAAGTGATGAGTAAAAAGCGCTTTGGAGCGGTCGTAAATGTCGCATCTATCGTTGGTGAGATGGGAAATGCAGGACAGGTAAACTATTCAGCCAGCAAGGGCGGACTAATCGCCATGAGCAAGAGCTTTGCAAAAGAGGGTGCAAGCAGAAATATACGCTTTAATAGCGTAACTCCGGGCTTTATCGAGACTGATATGACGCATGGGCTAAGTGATGAGGTGAAAAAAACTTATAGCGATAATATCCCGTTAAAACGTTTCGGCAGTGCTAGTGAAGTAGCTGAGGCGGTTGCATTTTTACTAAGCGATCACGCAAGCTACGTAACTGGTGAGGCGCTTAAAATAAATGGCGGACTTTATATGTAA
- the dut gene encoding dUTPase has translation MNERTIILEMLKMQQSLNDETNGLGWENGYTNKNKLISWRRCIYMECAELIDSFAWKHWKSIDAKTDEQNLRIEVVDIWHFIMSLALQIYKSKQLGDIETLADDICQSSGFSEFCKEPLKIEDESIYEIMNDVEMLIHECSGFDYDIFDILKIYFSMSLKCGVNLYSLYECYIAKNVLNRFRQNNGYKEGSYKKNWNGREDNEVMSEILSNGVSKIGEIYAALEHEYKKVK, from the coding sequence ATGAATGAAAGAACGATTATTTTAGAGATGTTAAAGATGCAGCAAAGCCTAAATGATGAGACAAATGGGCTTGGCTGGGAAAATGGTTATACTAATAAAAATAAATTAATTAGCTGGAGGCGCTGCATATATATGGAGTGCGCTGAGCTGATTGATAGCTTTGCTTGGAAGCACTGGAAGAGCATCGATGCTAAGACTGATGAGCAAAATTTACGCATAGAAGTTGTTGATATTTGGCACTTTATTATGAGTCTAGCTTTACAAATTTATAAATCAAAACAGCTTGGAGATATAGAAACTTTGGCCGATGATATTTGCCAATCAAGCGGATTTAGTGAGTTTTGCAAAGAGCCACTAAAGATCGAAGACGAGAGCATTTATGAGATAATGAATGATGTTGAAATGCTTATACATGAGTGTAGCGGATTTGACTACGATATATTTGATATTTTAAAAATTTACTTCTCTATGTCTTTAAAATGTGGAGTAAATTTGTACTCGCTTTACGAATGCTACATCGCCAAAAACGTGCTAAATCGCTTCCGCCAAAACAACGGCTATAAAGAGGGAAGCTACAAGAAAAACTGGAACGGACGCGAAGACAATGAAGTGATGAGCGAAATTTTGTCAAATGGCGTTAGTAAGATAGGTGAAATTTACGCCGCACTTGAGCATGAATACAAAAAGGTGAAATGA
- a CDS encoding L-arabinose ABC transporter, with the protein MCCFGTRIFLLMLITVLSFGFARLYPVLPVVGYYLILANLLSILMFSLFFKGLLPSFVKVNAIHYFSLIGGFLGAFLTMLVFKKVAKDKFTLVELIIFTLWMLIIAIVIFKFQTILDIFRGI; encoded by the coding sequence ATGTGTTGTTTTGGGACTAGGATCTTTTTGCTTATGCTTATCACTGTTTTAAGCTTTGGCTTTGCTAGGCTCTACCCAGTTTTACCAGTCGTTGGCTATTATTTGATACTTGCAAATTTGCTCTCAATTTTGATGTTTTCACTATTTTTTAAAGGGCTTTTGCCAAGCTTTGTAAAGGTTAATGCGATCCACTATTTTTCGCTAATCGGCGGCTTTTTAGGAGCATTTTTAACGATGCTTGTTTTTAAAAAAGTTGCAAAAGATAAATTTACTTTAGTAGAGCTTATTATTTTTACGCTTTGGATGCTAATAATCGCCATAGTCATCTTTAAATTTCAAACCATTCTTGACATTTTTAGGGGAATTTAG
- a CDS encoding pyridoxamine 5'-phosphate oxidase family protein: MDERIVKFLKKMHLASVCAIDDEGQPYAFSAFYAFDELSFCLLLASSDESSHVKFLKNSKLVAGTVALDTKIVGKIEGVQFQGVMREAKENEIEIYFERFFYAKAMDPKIWCINLEKLKFTSNVLGFGKKIKWERNDKI; this comes from the coding sequence ATGGATGAGAGGATAGTAAAATTTTTAAAAAAGATGCATCTTGCAAGTGTTTGCGCCATTGATGATGAGGGACAGCCTTACGCTTTTAGCGCATTTTACGCCTTTGATGAGCTAAGCTTTTGCCTTTTGCTAGCTAGCTCTGACGAGAGCTCTCATGTTAAATTTTTAAAAAACTCAAAGCTCGTTGCTGGTACGGTCGCTCTTGATACAAAGATCGTTGGCAAGATAGAGGGCGTGCAGTTTCAAGGAGTGATGAGAGAGGCTAAAGAAAATGAAATAGAAATTTATTTTGAAAGATTTTTTTATGCAAAAGCGATGGATCCAAAAATTTGGTGCATAAATCTTGAAAAACTAAAATTTACAAGCAACGTTCTTGGTTTTGGCAAAAAGATAAAGTGGGAAAGAAACGATAAAATTTAG
- a CDS encoding CbrC family protein has protein sequence MNKFQEKYITLSKEYYKNNGNASSIEALYQFKEELENCDDICAKYVLVDVYKLLSMRKSAYDLLLKIHDKGDKKQLKALGHLVQFIDENDKWALPRPKSRGQILAQEDKASTLPKFIYHPNPLKTGAFKDDMSILCECCGKDTEVYYSGSIYCEKDISYLCPTCISSGKAAKKFDATFVQDTDKLTTSDAKKDDELFRRTPGYESWQGEHWIACCDDYCEFLGDVGTKELEEMGIADEVFEDYAKRAEYDDKMLREHLVKAGDIAGYLFRCLHCKKYHIYVDAC, from the coding sequence ATGAATAAATTTCAAGAAAAATATATCACTCTTTCAAAAGAATATTATAAAAATAATGGCAATGCTTCTAGCATTGAGGCACTCTATCAGTTTAAAGAAGAGTTGGAAAATTGTGATGACATTTGCGCAAAGTATGTTTTAGTCGATGTTTATAAGCTTTTATCTATGAGAAAGAGTGCTTACGACTTACTTTTAAAAATACATGACAAAGGTGATAAAAAACAGCTAAAGGCACTTGGCCATCTAGTGCAATTCATTGACGAAAATGATAAATGGGCGCTGCCTCGCCCAAAAAGTAGAGGTCAAATTTTGGCTCAAGAAGATAAAGCCTCCACACTACCAAAATTTATCTACCATCCTAACCCTTTAAAAACTGGCGCATTTAAAGATGATATGAGCATCTTGTGTGAGTGTTGTGGCAAAGATACCGAAGTTTATTATAGCGGTAGCATTTATTGCGAGAAAGATATTTCGTATCTTTGTCCTACTTGTATTTCTAGTGGTAAGGCTGCTAAGAAATTTGACGCAACATTTGTGCAAGATACTGACAAACTAACTACAAGTGATGCTAAAAAGGATGACGAACTCTTTAGAAGAACCCCGGGCTACGAGAGCTGGCAGGGCGAGCATTGGATAGCTTGTTGTGATGATTATTGCGAATTTTTAGGTGATGTTGGAACAAAAGAGCTTGAAGAAATGGGTATAGCAGACGAGGTCTTTGAGGACTATGCAAAAAGAGCCGAATATGACGATAAAATGCTACGCGAACATCTTGTTAAAGCTGGCGATATTGCTGGATATTTGTTTCGTTGTTTGCATTGTAAGAAGTATCATATATACGTTGATGCTTGTTAA
- a CDS encoding ATP/GTP-binding protein: MQTNFYSQGSYNNMSFSMKTSSGDEISFSMYDNKSLEFSSQKNGTSSQRSLTLTHEYGYEFLYKGNGIDEQDMKEIEEAMKQIRPQVDEFMKNVKEGDKIAGSSQSISDLSNKIKQMLPDAKDLNHKNFINDNMLKMFDELLAKNDANKNLLSATKRLFDTLLDESNKVSYYA, translated from the coding sequence ATGCAAACAAATTTTTACTCTCAAGGAAGCTACAACAACATGAGCTTTTCGATGAAGACTAGCTCAGGCGATGAGATAAGCTTTTCGATGTATGACAACAAAAGTTTGGAGTTTTCAAGCCAGAAAAATGGTACTTCAAGCCAAAGAAGTCTTACTCTCACGCACGAATACGGCTATGAGTTTTTATATAAAGGAAACGGCATAGACGAGCAAGATATGAAAGAGATTGAAGAGGCGATGAAGCAAATTCGCCCACAAGTTGATGAATTTATGAAAAACGTCAAAGAGGGCGACAAGATCGCGGGTAGCAGCCAAAGCATAAGCGATCTTTCAAACAAGATCAAGCAGATGTTGCCTGACGCAAAAGATCTAAATCACAAAAATTTCATAAATGACAATATGCTAAAGATGTTTGACGAGCTTCTGGCTAAAAATGATGCAAACAAAAATCTACTAAGTGCCACAAAAAGGCTATTTGACACATTGCTTGATGAGAGCAACAAAGTATCTTACTATGCGTAA